The following are from one region of the Ignavibacteriota bacterium genome:
- a CDS encoding HAMP domain-containing histidine kinase, whose product MFNKLMMSMVPDWARDQNEFWEAIRRRNLWFIKLRYGIVILLSAFLFITTFIFKINYSETQLSAGVSIIASILFYNALLHRLRKYVLLDFERFNPLYIALLQMILDLIALLLLVYFTGSIESPLYMQFVFLVIIGSLILPGVLVYTMAAVFVLGFSTLTILEYSQLIVHHSIDGLLSFPLYNNLHYISAFLFTFAFVIFVSVYLANGMARQLYKREKDLVDSMKKINAAEKEKQKYIMGIVHEIKTPIVAVASYIDIILQKFLGPIDETIEEKLVRAKHRTDEGIQMINDVLNVSKLTLYDQYDEEELEIFEIVSGVIKRRKASADAHLIKLKLFDNREKKVKIRGDKFLLDIAISNLIGNAIKYGVDGGNVEVIINSNSKNLFIEVCDDGVGIPENELPKIFKDFYRANNVRKIVSEGSGLGLSVVKRIIERHEGTINVLSPSRMATRDHSGSCFTIELPFDKKEKNNSPPALKISS is encoded by the coding sequence TTGTTCAATAAACTAATGATGAGCATGGTGCCCGACTGGGCACGGGATCAGAATGAATTCTGGGAAGCAATCCGCAGAAGAAATCTCTGGTTCATTAAATTGCGATATGGAATCGTAATATTGCTGAGTGCTTTTCTTTTCATCACAACATTCATCTTCAAAATAAATTATTCTGAAACTCAGCTATCAGCCGGAGTAAGCATTATCGCATCCATTTTATTTTATAATGCATTGCTTCATCGTTTGAGAAAGTATGTGCTGTTAGATTTTGAAAGATTCAATCCGTTATACATTGCATTACTGCAGATGATTCTCGATTTAATTGCATTGTTGCTGCTTGTTTATTTTACCGGCAGTATTGAATCTCCGCTTTACATGCAATTTGTCTTTCTCGTGATAATCGGAAGTTTAATTCTGCCGGGTGTGTTGGTATATACAATGGCTGCTGTTTTTGTTCTTGGTTTTTCTACTCTGACGATTCTCGAATACTCGCAATTAATTGTTCATCATTCAATTGATGGACTATTGAGTTTTCCGTTGTATAATAATTTGCATTACATAAGTGCGTTTCTTTTTACTTTTGCCTTTGTGATATTCGTGAGCGTTTACCTTGCGAATGGAATGGCGCGGCAGCTTTATAAACGCGAAAAAGATCTTGTTGATTCGATGAAAAAAATAAATGCTGCCGAGAAAGAAAAACAAAAATATATAATGGGAATTGTGCACGAAATAAAAACACCCATAGTTGCAGTAGCTTCATACATTGACATTATTTTACAGAAATTTCTCGGTCCAATTGATGAAACAATCGAGGAAAAGTTGGTAAGAGCAAAACACAGAACCGATGAAGGTATTCAAATGATAAACGATGTGCTCAATGTTTCCAAGCTGACTTTGTATGATCAGTATGACGAAGAAGAACTTGAAATTTTTGAAATAGTTTCCGGTGTAATTAAAAGAAGGAAAGCCTCGGCAGATGCGCATCTGATAAAATTAAAACTGTTTGACAATAGAGAGAAGAAAGTCAAAATCAGGGGCGATAAATTCTTATTAGATATTGCCATCTCGAATCTTATCGGGAATGCGATTAAATACGGAGTTGATGGAGGCAATGTTGAAGTAATAATAAATTCTAACAGTAAAAATCTTTTTATCGAAGTATGTGATGATGGTGTTGGAATTCCCGAAAATGAACTGCCTAAAATCTTTAAAGATTTTTATCGTGCGAACAATGTGAGGAAGATTGTCTCTGAAGGTTCCGGACTTGGACTCTCTGTTGTGAAGAGAATTATTGAAAGACACGAAGGTACAATTAATGTTTTAAGTCCTTCAAGGATGGCAACAAGAGATCATTCAGGCTCTTGTTTTACAATAGAACTGCCGTTTGATAAAAAAGAAAAAAACAATTCTCCGCCTGCTCTGAAAATCAGCAGTTAA
- a CDS encoding 2Fe-2S iron-sulfur cluster binding domain-containing protein — MGNKKTLRAPVSQKSLVVEKPENPEYIGGTVSIEINEKKVSVPLGTTILEACRQNQIHIPTLCHHEDLCVAGVCRICVVEVEGMRTLQASCAFPITAPIKIKTTTNAVRRARKHILDLLLSEHYGECYSCVRNNNCELQSLAKEYGIDHYNFGHIENPRYEVDNSSYSVIRDMDKCVLCKRCVRTCIDLQEVGALEAIERGHNTHIGTFWDKPLAEVICINCGQCINRCPTGALRANDPRDEIWAAIDNPKKHVVIQTAPSPRAAICEEFGMEPGTSLTGEMNTALKRIGFDVVFDTNFSADLTIFEEGTELIQRLYKALVKKEQVALPQFTSCSPGWVKYLEHFYPEYVDNLSSAKSPQQMFGALIKTFYAEKKGIDPKDIVSVAVMPCSAKKFECNRPEMNDSGFKDVDYGLTTRELAQMIKEAGIYLPEMPRSNFDDPFGEASGAGLIFGATGGVMEAALRTVVEFVTGKKIENIFADADIISVRGFEGIKYAELPINEVGPVPKLIAHLIPDWNWLKGATLKIAVAHGTANAKKIMDDIKAGGKFSECHFIEFMACPGGCIGGGGQPIPTTPEIRMLRAKAIYDEDKSLPVRKSHENRHVVEIYDEFLTDGPCGHLSHKLLHTHYVKRGKYIA, encoded by the coding sequence ATGGGAAATAAGAAAACATTAAGAGCCCCGGTAAGTCAAAAATCTCTTGTAGTTGAAAAACCTGAAAACCCAGAATACATCGGTGGAACAGTATCAATCGAAATAAATGAAAAGAAAGTTTCGGTTCCTCTTGGAACAACAATTCTTGAGGCTTGCAGACAAAACCAAATCCATATTCCTACTCTTTGTCATCATGAAGATTTATGTGTTGCCGGTGTTTGCCGGATCTGTGTTGTGGAAGTTGAAGGAATGAGAACACTCCAGGCATCATGTGCATTCCCGATTACTGCTCCGATCAAAATTAAAACTACAACTAATGCAGTAAGAAGAGCAAGAAAACATATTCTTGATTTGCTTTTAAGCGAACATTATGGCGAATGTTATTCCTGCGTCAGAAACAATAATTGCGAACTGCAGTCGTTGGCAAAAGAGTATGGTATTGATCATTACAATTTCGGGCATATCGAAAATCCAAGATATGAAGTTGATAACTCATCTTATTCTGTAATAAGAGACATGGATAAATGTGTTCTCTGTAAAAGGTGTGTGAGAACCTGTATTGATCTTCAGGAAGTTGGTGCGCTTGAAGCAATTGAAAGAGGTCATAATACTCACATCGGAACTTTCTGGGATAAGCCGCTGGCAGAAGTTATTTGTATTAACTGCGGACAATGTATAAACCGTTGTCCAACCGGTGCGCTTCGTGCTAATGATCCACGCGATGAAATCTGGGCTGCGATAGATAATCCTAAAAAACATGTTGTTATTCAAACCGCTCCATCACCAAGAGCAGCAATCTGCGAAGAATTTGGGATGGAACCAGGAACTTCACTTACAGGCGAAATGAATACAGCATTAAAACGAATAGGTTTTGATGTTGTCTTTGATACAAACTTCAGCGCGGATCTTACAATATTTGAAGAAGGTACTGAACTAATTCAAAGATTGTATAAAGCACTCGTTAAAAAAGAGCAGGTTGCTCTTCCTCAATTTACTTCGTGTTCGCCCGGATGGGTAAAATATCTTGAACATTTTTATCCTGAGTATGTTGATAATCTTAGTTCAGCAAAATCACCTCAGCAAATGTTTGGTGCGCTTATTAAAACTTTTTATGCAGAGAAAAAAGGAATTGATCCGAAAGACATTGTTTCAGTTGCAGTAATGCCTTGTTCAGCAAAAAAGTTCGAATGTAACAGACCAGAGATGAATGATTCAGGATTTAAAGATGTTGATTACGGTCTGACGACGAGAGAACTCGCACAGATGATAAAAGAAGCCGGAATTTATTTACCCGAAATGCCTCGTTCAAATTTTGATGATCCGTTTGGAGAAGCATCAGGTGCCGGATTAATTTTTGGTGCAACAGGTGGTGTGATGGAAGCTGCATTAAGAACAGTTGTTGAATTTGTTACTGGAAAGAAAATTGAAAACATCTTCGCTGATGCAGATATTATTTCTGTCAGAGGATTTGAAGGAATAAAATATGCAGAGCTTCCGATTAATGAAGTTGGACCGGTACCAAAATTAATTGCTCATCTTATTCCTGATTGGAATTGGCTTAAAGGCGCAACACTGAAAATTGCTGTGGCACATGGAACCGCTAACGCAAAAAAAATAATGGATGACATTAAAGCTGGCGGAAAGTTCAGCGAATGTCACTTCATCGAGTTTATGGCTTGTCCGGGCGGATGTATCGGAGGCGGTGGTCAACCGATTCCAACTACACCTGAGATTCGAATGCTCAGAGCAAAAGCAATTTACGATGAAGATAAATCTTTACCTGTAAGAAAGTCTCACGAGAATCGTCACGTGGTTGAAATATATGATGAGTTCTTAACAGACGGACCATGTGGACATCTTTCACACAAACTTCTTCATACTCATTATGTAAAGCGTGGTAAGTATATTGCATAG
- a CDS encoding iron hydrogenase, which produces METIKVKRTGPVIFSEYKRGDAIRKALSMTREDILFELKDSKLKGRGGAGFPTSTKWMLTAAAKSDEKFLVCNADEGEPGTFKDRVLLMEYPELVFDGMVVGGYTIGAQKGIVYLRGEYEYLLKPLEDYLEVMRKDNLLGKNILGDKEFSFDIEVFLGSGAYVCGEETALIESLEGHRGEPRNRPPYPINTGYLGRPTSVNNVETLAAISHIVVKSGSWFAKFGTDKSSGSKLFSISGDCEKPGVYELPWGIKISELLEIVGAKNTKAVQIGGASGHCVPKSQFSRTVAYEDVATGGSIMIFNESRDMLHVLKNFMEFFVDESCGQCTPCRIGNVKLLEGIEMIEKGEYTFAYINKLKDLGKTMQLASKCGLGQSSPNPFISILENFKEEIFNTGNGGRNGK; this is translated from the coding sequence ATGGAAACAATCAAAGTGAAAAGAACCGGTCCGGTTATCTTCTCTGAATACAAAAGAGGAGATGCAATCAGAAAAGCTTTATCAATGACCCGTGAAGATATTTTATTTGAATTGAAAGATTCAAAACTAAAAGGAAGAGGCGGTGCCGGATTTCCAACATCAACAAAATGGATGCTGACAGCAGCAGCAAAATCAGACGAAAAATTTCTTGTCTGTAATGCTGATGAAGGTGAACCAGGAACATTCAAAGACAGAGTGCTTCTGATGGAATATCCTGAATTAGTTTTTGATGGAATGGTTGTCGGCGGATATACAATTGGTGCGCAAAAGGGAATTGTTTATCTGCGTGGTGAGTATGAGTATCTCTTAAAACCGCTTGAAGATTATCTTGAGGTTATGAGGAAGGACAATCTTCTTGGAAAAAATATTTTAGGTGATAAAGAATTTAGTTTTGATATTGAAGTATTTCTTGGTTCGGGTGCTTATGTATGCGGTGAAGAAACTGCGTTGATTGAATCGTTGGAAGGTCATCGGGGCGAACCACGAAACAGACCACCGTATCCAATTAATACCGGCTATCTTGGAAGACCAACATCTGTTAATAATGTTGAAACACTTGCAGCAATAAGTCACATTGTTGTAAAAAGCGGAAGTTGGTTTGCAAAATTCGGAACTGATAAATCTTCAGGTTCAAAATTGTTTTCAATTTCAGGCGATTGTGAAAAGCCCGGCGTTTATGAACTCCCGTGGGGAATAAAAATTTCAGAACTTCTTGAAATTGTTGGCGCAAAGAATACGAAAGCTGTTCAAATCGGCGGAGCTTCAGGTCACTGCGTTCCAAAATCACAGTTCAGCAGAACTGTAGCTTACGAAGATGTCGCAACAGGCGGCTCGATTATGATATTCAACGAGAGCCGAGATATGCTTCACGTGTTAAAAAACTTTATGGAATTTTTTGTTGATGAATCATGCGGACAATGCACTCCCTGCAGAATCGGAAATGTAAAACTTCTCGAAGGAATAGAAATGATTGAGAAAGGCGAATATACTTTTGCCTACATTAATAAATTAAAAGATCTCGGTAAAACAATGCAGCTTGCATCCAAATGCGGATTGGGTCAGTCAAGTCCGAATCCGTTTATATCAATTCTTGAAAATTTTAAGGAAGAAATATTCAATACTGGCAACGGAGGAAGAAATGGGAAATAA
- a CDS encoding NAD(P)H-dependent oxidoreductase subunit E, with amino-acid sequence MLVAEKNALSEEIESYINKYGNDRSALLMILHEIQKKHRHISEFAQQEVARLLHIHPVEVYSVISFFAFLNSNPKGRNLVRICQTISCNMKGKNGLVKAIERELGIEIGGTTKDNKFTVEYANCLGLCDMGPAMAINDQVFLHVTPEKAVELLGKVK; translated from the coding sequence ATGTTAGTTGCTGAAAAAAATGCTCTCTCCGAAGAAATAGAGAGCTATATAAATAAATACGGGAATGATCGCTCGGCTTTGCTGATGATACTTCACGAAATTCAAAAGAAACACAGACACATATCTGAATTTGCGCAGCAGGAAGTTGCAAGACTTTTGCACATTCATCCGGTGGAAGTGTACAGCGTAATTTCCTTCTTCGCATTTCTTAATTCAAATCCTAAAGGAAGAAATCTTGTTCGTATCTGCCAGACAATATCCTGCAATATGAAAGGGAAGAATGGACTTGTTAAAGCTATTGAGCGCGAACTCGGAATTGAAATTGGCGGAACAACTAAAGACAATAAGTTTACAGTTGAGTATGCTAACTGTCTCGGCTTGTGCGATATGGGACCTGCGATGGCAATTAACGATCAGGTTTTTCTTCATGTTACACCTGAAAAAGCTGTTGAACTTCTCGGAAAGGTGAAGTGA
- a CDS encoding response regulator, which yields MALIAVIDDDHDILDASSLVLSAKGYEVITADNPDDGYKIVKNKKPDLIILDVMMNEPDDGFFLAQKFRKEKLEIPIIMYTSVSKALGLEFAAGEMVPVDEFIEKPISPDTLIDKVEKLLQLHYKE from the coding sequence ATGGCACTCATAGCGGTAATTGATGACGATCACGATATTCTCGATGCGAGTAGTCTCGTTCTTTCAGCAAAAGGATATGAAGTGATCACAGCAGATAATCCGGATGACGGATATAAAATAGTCAAAAATAAAAAACCGGATTTAATTATTCTTGATGTGATGATGAATGAACCTGATGACGGTTTCTTTCTCGCGCAGAAATTCAGAAAAGAAAAACTTGAGATACCGATAATTATGTACACATCAGTATCAAAAGCATTGGGGCTTGAGTTTGCCGCGGGAGAAATGGTTCCTGTAGATGAGTTCATAGAGAAACCAATTTCTCCGGACACTTTAATTGACAAAGTAGAAAAACTTTTACAATTACATTACAAGGAGTGA
- a CDS encoding T9SS type A sorting domain-containing protein yields MRTIVKYGLPIILLTVRLLDDVTGQQVQVSNGTTNTNMYCITYEHNTGVPYYFERSNNLDSYYQSHKITNNFFSSGREGIVTVDSSEFYFALGDIEVDGQTINFIEIPDTLDVNNLNSINQCLITETITLSDNSSFLYSVQYGLNDSVSAVQAITGDRFINFKVLLIDDVTGQTIGEYDDVTYTQNNLYQYNNISYQVNTQGIGNRTARLKLVLDNNFESEYSLSRIFANESVLGKTTIKQISYSGGEVIKSYELSQNYPNPFNPTTTIKFQIPKAGNVTLKIYDILGNEITTLVDEFKEVGKFEVNFNASSLASGVYIYRLNVNDYVNVNKMVLLK; encoded by the coding sequence GTGAGAACAATAGTCAAATATGGTTTGCCGATAATACTCTTAACAGTAAGATTGCTTGACGATGTCACCGGACAGCAGGTTCAGGTAAGCAATGGTACAACTAATACAAATATGTATTGTATAACTTATGAGCATAATACTGGTGTTCCATATTACTTTGAACGGAGTAATAATCTTGACAGTTATTATCAATCTCACAAAATAACAAATAACTTCTTCTCATCGGGAAGAGAGGGCATTGTTACAGTGGATAGCTCTGAATTTTACTTTGCTCTGGGAGATATAGAAGTTGATGGTCAAACAATTAATTTTATAGAAATACCAGATACATTAGACGTCAACAATCTTAATTCTATCAATCAGTGTCTGATAACTGAGACAATTACTCTGTCTGACAATTCATCATTTCTTTATAGTGTACAGTACGGGCTTAATGATTCCGTTTCTGCGGTTCAGGCAATTACTGGTGATAGATTCATCAACTTCAAAGTATTGCTCATTGATGATGTTACGGGACAAACCATTGGCGAATATGATGATGTAACTTATACTCAGAATAATCTTTATCAGTATAATAACATTTCATATCAGGTAAATACACAGGGAATTGGCAACAGAACAGCAAGATTAAAACTTGTTCTGGATAATAACTTCGAATCAGAATATTCTTTATCCAGAATTTTTGCTAATGAGTCAGTGCTTGGAAAGACAACCATCAAACAAATTAGTTATTCAGGCGGTGAAGTAATAAAGTCTTATGAGCTATCCCAGAATTACCCCAACCCATTTAATCCAACAACGACAATCAAATTCCAGATACCAAAAGCAGGTAATGTAACACTAAAAATCTATGACATACTTGGAAACGAAATAACAACACTCGTGGACGAGTTTAAAGAAGTTGGGAAGTTCGAGGTAAACTTCAATGCCAGTTCACTTGCAAGTGGTGTTTACATTTACAGGTTGAATGTTAACGATTATGTAAATGTTAATAAGATGGTGCTACTGAAATAA
- a CDS encoding glucosyl transferase — MRRAIIGVLVITLGLLLRACDITEPPNENQSINLILEDVSCIEAWIKLSTINLQLPAAITLKQTNPTGETKSQIINLKTQDSLLYIDSLLPNKNYHYQVSSIQHQVSSNELSVTTMDTTSHNFTWQTWTFGEHSSSVLRDVAIINENNIIAVGEIYMNDSLGQPDPHAYNAVQWDGNKWELLRVMFYAGCANPNIMVPYPASSIIVFNENDIWISMYGDQVARLDGMTQVETHCMPVSFSINKIWGTSSNDLYAVGSNGTIVRFNGTLWWRMGTITDLTIYDIWGDLYGESEDWEILAVASDYYHNPDRKIIRILQNRLEIVSDEPLYQPLRALWFKFKKQYYVTGSGVYQKHYLSDLLWRNKPQDITSFSIYAIRGNNINDVTGVGAYGKVIHFNGKNWKTEYQDPLLSFGAYYAIDVSTDITVAVGTEQSKAVITTGKR, encoded by the coding sequence ATGAGACGGGCAATAATTGGTGTATTAGTAATTACTCTTGGCTTACTGCTAAGAGCTTGTGATATAACCGAACCACCTAACGAAAATCAAAGTATCAATTTAATTCTTGAAGACGTTTCCTGTATAGAAGCCTGGATTAAATTAAGCACCATTAACCTTCAACTTCCAGCTGCCATAACTTTAAAACAAACTAATCCGACTGGTGAAACAAAATCTCAGATCATAAATCTCAAAACTCAAGACTCACTATTATACATTGACTCTCTTTTACCAAACAAGAACTATCACTATCAAGTATCCAGTATCCAGCATCAAGTATCCAGCAACGAGCTTAGTGTTACAACGATGGACACCACCAGTCATAACTTTACCTGGCAGACGTGGACATTTGGCGAGCACAGCAGCAGTGTACTTCGTGATGTTGCAATAATTAATGAAAATAATATTATCGCTGTAGGTGAAATATATATGAATGATTCGCTTGGACAACCTGATCCTCACGCATATAACGCTGTGCAATGGGACGGAAATAAATGGGAACTTCTAAGAGTTATGTTTTACGCAGGATGTGCGAATCCCAATATTATGGTTCCATATCCTGCCAGTTCAATTATTGTTTTTAATGAAAATGATATTTGGATTTCGATGTATGGAGACCAAGTTGCAAGATTGGATGGAATGACCCAAGTGGAAACCCATTGTATGCCGGTTTCATTTTCTATAAATAAAATTTGGGGAACATCGAGTAATGATCTTTATGCTGTTGGAAGCAATGGAACAATAGTCAGATTTAATGGAACCCTTTGGTGGAGAATGGGAACAATAACGGATTTAACAATATATGACATTTGGGGAGATTTATATGGGGAAAGTGAAGATTGGGAAATACTAGCTGTCGCATCCGACTATTATCATAATCCCGATCGAAAAATAATTAGAATATTACAGAATAGACTTGAAATAGTTTCTGATGAGCCACTCTACCAGCCGTTAAGAGCACTCTGGTTCAAATTTAAGAAGCAATATTATGTTACCGGAAGTGGAGTCTATCAAAAACACTACTTATCTGATTTGCTCTGGAGAAATAAACCTCAAGACATTACTAGTTTTTCCATATATGCAATAAGAGGTAACAATATTAATGATGTTACAGGTGTTGGAGCATATGGAAAAGTAATACATTTTAACGGTAAAAACTGGAAGACTGAATATCAAGACCCATTGCTTTCATTCGGCGCCTATTATGCAATTGACGTAAGTACTGATATTACGGTTGCTGTAGGTACTGAACAAAGTAAAGCAGTAATCACAACTGGAAAGAGATGA
- a CDS encoding DUF1624 domain-containing protein gives MIEPHVFNTFLLPELKQTGWFGVVSFINGLIAPAFLFVSGFVFEISSGSKLDDMRKFKLPFWKKLWRIISIILIGYALHLPYKSLSKIINKATPEQLQQFYSVNVLHCIGVGLLVLFVLRLIIRSDKIYHYTLLGLTIAVTAVSPMFWKTEFTTFLHPVFANYFNRLNGSLFPVFPWLNFILAGAIFSKYFLAAAAKDKEKKFISAVTLIGIIMLFSGHLFYSGIFPGSLTSILPNPVFFIERLGYVLFFTAVCWYYNNWRNVTKSFVLDASRESLLIYWLHLLVIYSSTFGKSLANYLGPNLKLIECIGVTLALMVLMILVAKLWVWTKMKFPKYAGKAAWAIMGILFMIFLFG, from the coding sequence ATGATTGAACCACATGTGTTCAATACCTTCCTGCTTCCTGAATTAAAGCAGACAGGATGGTTCGGGGTTGTCAGTTTCATAAACGGATTGATAGCACCGGCATTTCTTTTTGTTTCGGGATTTGTATTCGAGATTTCTTCAGGCAGTAAGCTTGATGATATGCGGAAGTTCAAGCTTCCATTCTGGAAAAAACTCTGGAGAATAATTTCAATTATACTCATCGGTTATGCTCTTCATCTTCCATATAAATCACTTTCAAAAATTATTAATAAAGCAACACCTGAACAGCTTCAACAATTTTATTCTGTTAATGTGCTTCATTGTATTGGTGTTGGACTTCTAGTTTTGTTTGTGCTGAGATTAATTATCCGTTCAGATAAAATTTATCACTATACATTACTCGGATTGACAATTGCTGTAACGGCGGTATCACCAATGTTTTGGAAAACAGAATTTACAACCTTCCTGCATCCTGTATTTGCAAATTATTTCAACAGACTGAATGGTTCTCTTTTTCCTGTTTTTCCCTGGCTCAACTTTATACTTGCCGGTGCGATCTTCTCAAAATATTTTCTTGCTGCAGCAGCAAAGGATAAAGAGAAAAAATTTATAAGTGCTGTTACATTAATCGGGATAATTATGTTGTTCTCCGGACACTTGTTCTACTCCGGAATATTCCCCGGATCGCTAACATCAATTCTTCCCAATCCAGTATTTTTTATTGAAAGACTTGGTTATGTTTTATTCTTTACAGCAGTTTGCTGGTATTATAATAATTGGAGAAACGTGACTAAATCATTTGTGCTTGATGCAAGCCGTGAATCGCTTTTAATTTACTGGTTACATTTGCTGGTAATTTACAGTTCAACGTTCGGGAAAAGTCTGGCGAATTATCTTGGCCCGAATCTGAAATTAATTGAGTGTATTGGTGTAACATTGGCGCTGATGGTTTTAATGATACTGGTTGCAAAACTCTGGGTCTGGACAAAAATGAAATTTCCGAAATACGCTGGCAAAGCTGCGTGGGCAATTATGGGAATTCTGTTTATGATTTTTTTATTTGGTTAA
- a CDS encoding T9SS type A sorting domain-containing protein — protein MKSITFFLLLISFSALYSQSITLRDTTNQYDYIIITIPEFVNACEPFRQHKETVRDFRTLIVDTTQIFAEFDSSAAPQDNFRDFISFAGTFWEEPKPKYYLLVGNLNKLPNFEDILQFGSIIDTAYTDYYYSLNKYSSDTTISIFSIGRVPAIDIDELSNYFGKVISYELDTLFMPWMNRNLFVYHDYDSSYISLFRETTFHIIENYPEYFSNHIYYTDSDTSAYYGNKDSIINFINVKGTNSLWLIGNTKNTQFGYENILDTGDVQLFNNNPANFITFFYLRQFFNSDNFAQGFADKLLLDNEASVAVCAPVGLVFAGQYGSILINLSNYLFGSDRNCIGESINYIRNLYSPPGYTIRVCNLWGDPSLFPKYETTAGSEFIYQVPQNFVLHQNYPNPFNPTTTIKFALPIESKVKINVYNSLGQLVETIMDKEMESGYHEVNFNASRLASGVYLYQLQAQDYVSVKKMILMK, from the coding sequence ATGAAAAGTATAACATTTTTTCTGCTGCTGATTTCATTTTCAGCATTGTACTCTCAATCAATAACTCTCCGCGATACAACAAACCAGTACGATTATATCATCATAACAATTCCTGAATTTGTAAATGCGTGTGAACCGTTCAGGCAGCATAAAGAAACAGTAAGAGATTTCAGAACTCTAATAGTCGACACAACTCAAATCTTTGCTGAATTCGATTCGAGTGCAGCACCGCAGGATAACTTCAGGGATTTTATCAGTTTTGCAGGAACATTCTGGGAAGAACCGAAACCGAAGTATTATTTATTAGTGGGCAATTTAAATAAACTACCAAATTTTGAAGATATTTTGCAATTCGGCAGCATCATAGATACAGCGTATACGGATTATTATTATTCATTAAATAAATATTCTTCTGACACAACAATATCAATATTTTCAATTGGCAGGGTACCGGCAATAGATATTGATGAATTATCGAACTATTTTGGTAAAGTGATATCATATGAATTAGACACATTGTTTATGCCTTGGATGAATAGAAATTTATTTGTCTATCATGATTATGATAGTAGTTACATCTCTTTATTTAGAGAAACTACATTTCATATTATCGAAAACTATCCTGAGTATTTTTCAAACCATATTTACTATACAGATAGTGATACTTCAGCTTATTACGGAAATAAAGATTCGATTATTAATTTCATAAATGTAAAAGGAACCAATTCACTTTGGCTAATAGGTAATACTAAAAATACTCAGTTTGGATATGAAAATATTCTTGATACAGGAGATGTACAGTTATTTAACAATAACCCTGCAAATTTTATTACGTTTTTCTATTTAAGACAATTTTTTAATTCAGATAATTTTGCGCAAGGCTTTGCTGATAAGCTTTTATTGGATAATGAGGCTTCTGTCGCTGTCTGTGCACCTGTTGGTTTAGTATTCGCGGGTCAATACGGAAGTATATTAATAAACCTTTCAAATTATTTATTTGGTTCAGATAGAAATTGTATAGGAGAATCAATCAATTATATTCGTAATTTATATAGCCCACCAGGCTATACAATTCGAGTGTGTAATTTATGGGGTGATCCCTCATTATTTCCTAAATATGAAACTACAGCCGGTTCTGAATTCATTTATCAAGTGCCTCAGAATTTTGTATTACATCAAAATTATCCGAATCCTTTTAACCCAACAACAACGATTAAGTTTGCGTTGCCGATTGAAAGCAAAGTAAAGATAAATGTTTATAACTCACTCGGGCAGTTGGTTGAAACAATAATGGATAAAGAAATGGAATCCGGTTATCACGAAGTAAACTTTAATGCATCGAGGTTAGCAAGCGGAGTTTATTTGTATCAACTGCAGGCACAAGATTATGTCTCGGTAAAAAAGATGATTTTAATGAAGTAA